GAAGACTTTTAATGCGTTTCCTTCATGATTTCCTCTTAAACCACATATGCGATTCTAGCTAACCCTTCGGCATATTTAggataaatttatttgaaaagtgcTAGAGTTACTATAACTTATTGCTAAACATGGaagaaaatttcatcaaattgctTATGGGCCAGCAGTATGATCCCATATTTAATCAGTCTTATAATTTTACTACATAGTATATGTCACCTTGAATTAATCAGCATGATGAATTGagcttaatgtttttttatgaagtgtttaataatataaaaaaatgtagtttcaataattttgacatatttttcacCAACATTCTTTTCTCTTCCAGGCTATTGGTCCCATTACGGATCTCAACATCCATACGCTGAGTCAGCGCGATCTAGTTTATAGTATAACCTTGGAAGTGCCAACCGGGCAAGAGCACCCGCTAACCCATTCATGGCAGCTTAGCATCTGCATTAATTGCAATGCTGCACTTTGTGCCAAGCGTCTTCCCACGCCGATACTAAGCTCGACAGCAAGCGGTACACCTGCACCACTTACAATTAACCCACCGCAATTCCTTATTAATTGTTCGCTTCTGATGAACAATGACGAGTTGGCACTTAGGCGTGCTAGCAAATCATTTTCGGACACATTTGGCCTGCTCATAATGGATCATCCGCAATTGCAGCTGGATCAGGCGAATACGGGTCCGTCGTCGAATTTCTCGATCGGTTCGTTATCGACAACAACGCCGTCGTTTCAGTTAGACATAAAACAGCAACGATTACGTCAACTGCAACAAAACTTGCAGCAGCGACTCAAGCGCGAAATAGCCGAAACGGATGAGCGTATACAACGTTATACAGAACAACAGTTTGCTTTGTTAAAGAGCTTCCGAGATAAATCCGAGCAGGAGTATGTCTTACTTGGGCGCTTAATTCAACATGTGCCTGAGCAACAGGCTATCGAGTTTTTAGATCGTTTGCCGCCATCATTGGAGGTAATTGGTGGTGGTAGTTATGTGACGCGTCGTCGTAATACGATTAGCAGTCGTCTCGACATGACGTCCATTACGACGCCCTCAACGCCAAGTACACCAAACCCCGTGATGAGTGGCTTGCATATGCTTTCACTGCCGTTGGCCACAACGGCATCTACAACAGCCAGTGCCATGGATACAACAAATACTCAGGGAACCGCTGCTTCAACAGCAGTCacaccaacaacaacgacaTCAGTGTTGGCCACGACAATTGTCGGCAGCAATAGTGTCAATCGTCGAGTGTCTAACTTTGATACACCACCGGCGACACCCGAAGCCACACCGATGAGTGTAGGGAATAGTCCCACCTTTCGaccgcagcaacaacaacaacaacaacaaccgttgTCGTTGTCACAACAACAATTTGTACGCATTGCGGCCAATTCCTTCCAGCAACAGTTCCCTACGCCAACAGTCGAGGTGGCAGATGATTGTCTTTTCGAATTGGAAGGCATAGATAGTGGTGGCTCTACAAATGTACCCGTCAGCACGCCATATGGGGCACTGGTGTCAAACTTGTCACAAAAACTGCCATATCAACAGCAGCAACGACCCTTAAATAATCACTCACACCCGCACTATCATCAGCATCACCATTCGCACGGTAGAGACATGAGCGACGTGGACGAAAGTGAAGATGACGCCGGCGAGGCGGAAGGTAAGAgacatgtttttttattattataacaaATCGCACTGCCGCGCAGAAGATCGTAACTTAAATATTTATCAGcgcaattttgcttgttcacGTCAATTCGTATTTACTATTTTCTTTCTTCActtctaatattaaaaaaacggcTCACCAAAGGCGAGACAAcgattgcggtatttttattgaattttcaattgttcataaaattggttataataatgtgatttaagtcaaatatgcgccgttttgttcgatgacgagttcccaacgagatgccaacttcataatgcccctcttatagaagcccgcttccctattgtcaaaaaactcggagagccaattttcacaggactctcttgaggacaacttccgactaccaagctcgttcgccatggacagaaataggtggtaaacacttggtgcgagatccggactatacggtggatgcaaaagaacctcccatccgagctcccggagcttctggcgcgtcaccaaagatgtgtgtggcctggtgttgtcctgatggaagacaattcggcctctgttgatcaaagatggcctcttctgcatgagtgctgcattcaagcggtccagttgttggcagtacaggtccgaattgagcgtttggccataggggatcagctcatagtggatgattccctgccaatcccaccaaacacacagaagaaccttcctggccgtcaatccaggcttggccaccgtctgggcagcttcaccgcttttcgaccacgaccgtttgcgcttcacgttgtcgtaagtgacccacttttcatcgccagtcaccatctgcttcaaaaacgggtcgattttgttgcgattcagaagcgattcgcatgcatccatacgggcaaaaatgtttttttg
The sequence above is drawn from the Anastrepha obliqua isolate idAnaObli1 chromosome 4, idAnaObli1_1.0, whole genome shotgun sequence genome and encodes:
- the LOC129244425 gene encoding uncharacterized protein LOC129244425 — encoded protein: MQISCKCLNFIATTNSQAANNNVGIISVNSNNGTATADAHANRNPSAGNNATTAHPDEDSSMPLAQQSIAGSNNAGNGNNNANNLCTTLMEAFLQRFPRTFIFYSQCMEFFKQAIGPITDLNIHTLSQRDLVYSITLEVPTGQEHPLTHSWQLSICINCNAALCAKRLPTPILSSTASGTPAPLTINPPQFLINCSLLMNNDELALRRASKSFSDTFGLLIMDHPQLQLDQANTGPSSNFSIGSLSTTTPSFQLDIKQQRLRQLQQNLQQRLKREIAETDERIQRYTEQQFALLKSFRDKSEQEYVLLGRLIQHVPEQQAIEFLDRLPPSLEVIGGGSYVTRRRNTISSRLDMTSITTPSTPSTPNPVMSGLHMLSLPLATTASTTASAMDTTNTQGTAASTAVTPTTTTSVLATTIVGSNSVNRRVSNFDTPPATPEATPMSVGNSPTFRPQQQQQQQQPLSLSQQQFVRIAANSFQQQFPTPTVEVADDCLFELEGIDSGGSTNVPVSTPYGALVSNLSQKLPYQQQQRPLNNHSHPHYHQHHHSHGRDMSDVDESEDDAGEAEVALDLDNIVPIPMGTRPVIGGQQRPSAATAADVMNFAKSLPIEIANSPMTAGRSYVNVLEEDELDNTVDIAASIKALAKSVHGEAVFGDLPRPRLRSQI